CGCGGGCCCGTTCGGAATCGCGGAGCCACGACCCGGGACGGTCGAGCGCCGCACGGACGACCCGATTCAAGCGGTGCGCCTACAGCTCAAGGCAGGAGATGACGCTCTCGACGAAATCGCGGAAGTGGCGGTTTCGTTGGGCAGCCACGGGCAAGAAGGCGTCAGCGGAACCCCAATCGAGGGGCCGCGGCCCTGGGGCAGCCGGGACACGTGGAGCCCTCTTGGAGCGCTCGGCAGCGGGGGCCAGGGAGTCACTGAAAAGGTCCACCGGGCAGCCACCAGCCAGGTCGGCGTCATGAAGACGATGCGGGAGCGGAACTGGCCATCGCCAGAAAGGCGCGAAAAAGCGTTGTCGCGCTTCCGGCTTGAGATTGCGGTCACGAAGAGTCTCTCGCACCCGTTCATCCTTCGCGTCCTCGACGCGGACGCCGACGCTGACGAGCCGTGGATTGTCACTGAGTTCATGCAGTTCGGCTCTCTCCACGACCACCTCGGCGTCTATCGGGGCGATGCGTGGCGTAGTCTTCGGGCGATCCGGGACGTTGCGGTCGCGCTGGCTGCGCTTCACTCGAAGGGCCTCGTCCACCGAGACGTGAAGCCCAAGAACATCCTGCTCCGCGATCTTGACCATCCCGTGCTCGGTGACTTCGGCATCGTTCATGACCCGGATGCCACCGAAGTTACTTCCTTGGGAGAGAAAGTTGGGGCTTCGTGGTTCAGGCCGCCTGAGGCGGAAACGGGTCGCGTAGACGAACCACCGGCGAACTTCGACGTGTACTCCCTCGGGAAGGTGCTTTGGACCCTACTGACCGGCGGTGCCCAGCGGTTCATGCAGCAGGGCTTCCGGGAGAACGGATACAACCTGGTCGAACTCCTCGGTCGCCCGGAGTTGGAACCGGTGAACCAGTTGCTCGACAGGATGGTCGTTGCTGACT
This sequence is a window from Myxococcales bacterium. Protein-coding genes within it:
- a CDS encoding serine/threonine protein kinase, which produces MALEGHPFEANGFEVVGHGFDGPLEARRYGPDRHEYGCDWPIVVVSTNVIGSRPTFWDIIEADGPAQAFNGLEDAVLQVSGFTFTSPQGRDVRPLSSHLILWDYRGRISRCEIATRRIVVEVEPPSSQGLKLLGSIVTAAGPFGIAEPRPGTVERRTDDPIQAVRLQLKAGDDALDEIAEVAVSLGSHGQEGVSGTPIEGPRPWGSRDTWSPLGALGSGGQGVTEKVHRAATSQVGVMKTMRERNWPSPERREKALSRFRLEIAVTKSLSHPFILRVLDADADADEPWIVTEFMQFGSLHDHLGVYRGDAWRSLRAIRDVAVALAALHSKGLVHRDVKPKNILLRDLDHPVLGDFGIVHDPDATEVTSLGEKVGASWFRPPEAETGRVDEPPANFDVYSLGKVLWTLLTGGAQRFMQQGFRENGYNLVELLGRPELEPVNQLLDRMVVADSARRLQSMSAVITELDSLLACTMSQPAGARAGRPDPVETLTASLPRAKGLLERVERHLAVTRANYFDPSRYGELFVRYESLRTEFLRSEILRDLPERPANTSPTSDFDGRGYIMRTQIESLRDDLRYAITVIEEDAKLAKF